Genomic window (Streptomyces sp. NBC_00078):
GGGAGTTGCCGCCCGAGCACAACGAGCCGTCGGCCGGTCCGGCCGCGGGGAAGCCCTTGGGGCCCTCGACGCTCTGCGGCTCCCACTGGATGTCGCCGCAGTTGGTCACGGTGCCGTTCTGGCAGAGCTTCTGCCGGCTGATGGGGAGGTCGGTGTAGCCGTGGCCGCTCGCACCGCCGGCGGAGAGCACGAAGGCTCCCGCCGTGGTGAGTCCGAGCACGGCGGCGTACCACTTGGTCTTTTTGCGCATGCTGCCGCTCCTGAAGAACGTGGGGGAGGTTCCATGAGGCGTGCAGGTCTAGACCAAGTGTCAGATTATTGCCGTTGCTTGGCTGTGTCCATATCGAAAGCCGGGTCCATGGCCAGTCCACGGCCATCGGAGGCCGATTACGGCCCCTGGTCTCCCCGCCCCGAGCAGAACGCCACCGTCAAGTCCTTCACCAGCGCCTTGCGTTCGTAGTCGTCCAGCTCCACGAGCCCGCGCACGGTCAGCCGCGTCACCGTGTCCTCCACGGAGTCCACGACCGACGTGAGCACGCTCGCCCGTTGCCGGGCGTCCAGCGCGGCGATCCGGCGGCGGTGTATCGCGGCGGCGACCTCGGGGGCGTACTCCACCCGGACCGGCTGCACCGAGAACACCTCGATCCCGACCGGTGCCACGTCCGCCGCCGTCAGCCGGGTCAGTGCCGCGGCCCTGGAATCGGCCGCCTCCACCGGACCCCGCCCCCCGCCGGGCGTCTCCACCGCGACCCGGGCCAGGGCCGCCTCCACGCACTCACGCAGATAGGTCTCGTGGTCCTCGATCCCCAGCAGCGCCCGCGCGGTGTCCCGCACCCGCCACACCACCAGCACCACCACGCGCAGCGGGACACCGTTGCCGTCGGCCGCGGGCATCGGCTCGCTGCGCCAGTGCCGCAGCCGTAAGTCGACCCGGCGGCGCAGCAGCAGGGGGTTGACCCACATCAGACCGGTGCGCCGCACGGTCCCCCGGTAGCGTCCGAACAGTCCGAGCACCCAGGCCCGTCCGGTCCGGCCGCGGGCGAGCCCGCCGAAGCCGACCATCCCGAGCGCGCCGGCGCCCGCGTAGGCCGTCCACTGCGCGGGACCGAGCCCGGCCCCCGCGTACGCCGGCAGCCGCAGCGCCGCCGCCGCGAGCTTGGGCAGGACTCCGGCCCACCACGAGGTGGCCACGCACCCGGCCGCCCCGCAGGCACCGGCCAGCACGCCCGCCGTCGCGGGCAGCACCCGGGCGGGACGCTCGGCCAGATCGAGGTCGATCTGCGGTGCGGACCTCGGCTTCGCCGGGGTCGGCCGCCGGAAGCGCGGCTGTTCGCCCGTCCCCTGCCTGCGGCCGACGACGGTCGGTCTGAGCGGCACGGACACCGGGTCCGGGTCGTCGCGGAACAGCAGATGGACGGGGATCTCGGTGGTCGCCTCGTTCTGGATGAGGCGAGCCGGTCTGCCCGGTCCCTCGGACTCGGGTGTCTGTGAAGTGGTCGTCGTACTCATGCGTGCCTCCAGCCTCCGCGCCAGATGCGTCACAACAGGTGGGTCGGGTCACAACAGATGGGTCGGGCAGACCCGCTCAGGAGAAGAGGCGCCTCCAGGTCTCCGGCCCCGGATAGCCGTCCGCCGCGCCGCCGCGCCACCCCTGGGAGCGCTGGAAGGCCTCGACGTTGCGCCGGTCCGCCTCGCCCCAGCGCGGCCCCGGCCCGGTCGTGTAGTGCTTGCCGAACCCTTTCTTCACCAGCTGCCTGCCCAGCTGGGTGACGTACTCGTTGTCCGCACCGGGCCTGAACAGCGCCCGGCCCGGATAGCCCTGCACCCCGTGGGACGCGGGCGGACCGGCCGCCCCGCCCGCCGGGACGGAGTTGCCCTTGCCGGAGACCAGCAGCTCCCAGGTCCGCGGCCCCGGCAGCCCGTCCGCGTCCTGGCCCTTCCAGCCCTGGGCCTGCTGGAAGGCCTGGGTGGCCAGACGGTCCGCGTCCGACCACCGCCGTCCGGGGCCCGACGGGTAGAAGCGCCGGGCACCCCGCTCGATGAGCAGCTGCCCGAGCTGGGTGACGTACTCGTTGTCCGCGCCGGGGCCGAAGTACGCCGCTCCCGGGTAGGGCGTCGCGGGTTTCGGATCGGCGGGCGTGCTCGGCTGCGCGCCCGGCGTGTCTGCCGCGAGCCCCTTGTACCGGTACGGGAGATAGCGGTCCGAGTAGCTCCAGTAGGCATACGGGGTGGCCTGCCGGCGGGCGTGGGGGGGCGTCTGCTCATAGGCGAGGTATGAGGCGTGCGTGGAGTCCGTCCAGCCGCCGAAAATGACGACGTGCGAGCCCTTCTCCGGGTTCTCGGGATTGTGGAACAGCAGAATGTCGCCGGGCTGCAGTTCCTCCTTGGTGATCTGCTGCGCGTACTGGCCGAGGCTGCCCGTCCATTCGTTCCCGGGCAGGCCCCAGGCCATCGAGACATAGCCCGAACAGTCCTGCCGGTAACCGTCGGACCAGTACAGGTTCATGCTGTACGGCACCTCTGCGTCGACCCATTTCCTGGCCCGGTTGATGATCTCCGCGCGGGTGGTCGCGGGCACCCTGAGCGCACCGGCGAACTTGGCCGGCCCACCCCTCCCGCCGTGCAACGGGCCCTTGTGGCCCTGCGGGGTACCGGGCTCCTCTCCTGCAGGAACACTCGGGCTGGGCGATGCGTGCGGGGCGGCGAACGCCGGTGTCGCACAGCCCGCGCCCAGTGCCGCGGACGTGGCCGCCGCCACGATCACGGCCATCGGGGTCCCCCCGCCCGGCCGGAGCCGGGAGTGGGTGCGGGCGGCCGGATGGCGACCGGTCCCCGAATAGGGCAGGACCCGGCGCCAGTGCGCGCATCCGGGGCAGTCGCAGTCGCCCGCCGGATCGAATTCCTCGAATACCGGAGTCGCCATGCGATTCCCCTCACACTCCAGATGAAAAAGACCGCGCCTGTCCACGTTGATCAGTTTCCCAACCGTCTTCCCGACGCGCATGTTGACGGTCCGAATGATGTACAGGGGCCGCCTGGGACCGGTGCCTGCCACCGGGCGCCGTGTGGTCAGGGGCACCCCTGGGCTTCCGGTAGAGTTGCGACGTCAGCGGGCGCCGCTAGCTCAGTTGGTTAGAGCAGCTGACTCTTAATCAGCGGGTCCGGGGTTCGAGTCCCTGGCGGCGCACGATGGTGATGGCGAGGCGGGTTCGCAGAAAGTGCGAACCACCTCGCCATCGTCGTTTCTGAAGGCGCGGCGCGACCGCGCCGGCGGGCGAGGCCTCTCGTGAAAGCAAGGCCCTTCACTCTGTCTGGCCGGATACTCTCTGGCCATGGCAGCGCGTGACCTCCAAGAGCGGATCAAGAAGCTCATCATCGACCGCAGGCTGCCCCCCGGGGCCCCGCTGCCGACCGAGCCCGAGCTGATGGAGTTCCTGGGCGCGAGCCGGAACTCGGTGCGCGAGGCGCTGAAGGCGCTGCAGGCGATGGGCATCGTGGAGATCCGGCACGGCTTCGGGACGTACGTCGGCCCGATGTCGCTGGCCCCGATGATCGAGGGCCTCGCCTTCCGCACGGTCGCCGGGCACTACCGGGGAGAGGACTCCCTCCTGCAGCTGCTGGAGCTGCGCGAGGCGGTGGAGACGGGGCTCGTCTCCCGGCTCGCGGGGCGGATCCCGGATGCGGACCTCGTTGAACTCGACGCGCTCGTGAACCGTATGGAACACCAGGCCGCGCAAGGAGGCGCCGGTCTCGCGGACACCGACCGCGCCTTTCACGCCACCCTGTACCGGGGGCTGGACAACGTGCTGCTCGGCGAGGTCCTGGAGGCGTTCTGGGACGCCTTCCACCGTGTCCAGACGGACCTGGGAGGCACGCCGCCGGACCACCAGGTCACCTGCCGGCAGCACCGGGACATCCTCGACGCGGTGCGGTCGGGCGACTCGGCCAGAGCGGAGGTGGCCATAAGGGAGCACTTCGGCAACCTTCGCGTACGGCTGTCCACAACGCATCCACAGGATCCCCACATGCGCCACAATGAACGCGTATGACCGGTAAACACCGCGTTTCGCATCTTGCGATCATGATGAACGCCGTAGAACCCTGTTTTCCAAGATACTGCGGATACGCGGCAGTTGGGGGTCAAGTAAGCGGTTGCCGGTTCTGTGGGGATAGGGGGCCCAGTTCACGGGACGATGCCGAGGGGGGCATCATGCAACCGGAAGGTCGCGGTTCCATGTCCATGCGTGTGCGAGCTGTGGTGGCCGCGACCCACCAGTGATACGCCTGTGAAGAGTCGAGGGGGCTCGACACGGGCGGAAGGAACCGACACAACGCGCGGGGGGCCTCGCGTGTGGGGGGAATGACTCATGACGTCGACGCCGACGGGCGCCCGGCACAACTTCGACTCGTCAGAAACGACCCAGCTCAGAGTGCCGTCCCACCGGAACAGCCAGACGGGCCAGTTCCGCCGGATCAAGAAGAACCTGCCGAGATACGACTACGAGCACTACAGCCGGCTGGCCGGTCCCCTCACCCAGCCCGACCCGGACAAGCCGTACAAGGTGCAGTACCGCTCGCTGCTCTCACAGGAGCCGCACCGCCTGCGCGCCGCCCTGATGCTGGGCGCAGCCCCACTGCTGTCGCTGATCCTGCTCGGCTGGCTGCTGCAGCCCGAGCACTGGACCCGACGCGACTACCCCGCCTTCGGCTTCCTGCCGGCGCTGGACGTCGTGATGCTCGTCTCGATCGGTCTGATCGAGTTCTTCCGCTGCATGAACGTGCTGTCGAACGCGCACGCCACGCTGGTCGCCCGCGACCCGATCCCGGTGGTGCCCGAGACCGGCACGAGAGTCGCGTTCATCACGACGTACGTGCCCGGCAAGGAACCCCTGGAGATGGTGACGAAGACCCTGGAGGCGGCCGTGCGGCTGCGCCACCGGGGGCTGCTGCACATCTGGCTCCTTGACGAGGGCGACGACGCGGAGGTGAAGGCGGTCTGCGCGCGCCTGGGCGTGCACCACTTCTCCCGCAAGGGCATCGAGAAGTGGAACCGGCCCAAGGGCCCGCACCGCGCCAAGACCAAGCACGGCAACTACAACGCCTGGCTGGAGGCGCACGGCCACGACTACGACTTCTTCGCCTCCGTCGACACCGACCACGTCCCGCTGCCCAACTACCTGGAGCGGATGCTCGGCTTCTTCCGCGACCCGGACGTCGGCTTCGTCATCGGCCCGCAGGTCTACGGCAACTACGACAACCCGATCACCAAGGCCGCCGAGTCTCAGCAGTTCCTCTTCCACGCGCTGATCCAGCGTGCGGGCAACCGCTACGGCGCCCCGATGTTCGTCGGTACGTCGAACGCCGTACGGATCAGTGCGCTGAAGCAGATCGGCGGCCTGTACGACTCGATCACCGAGGACATGGCCACGGGCTTCGAGATCCACCGGCACCGGAACCCGGCGACGGGCAAGAAGTGGCGCTCGGTGTACACACCGGACGTGCTGGCCGTCGGTGAGGGTCCTGGCGCCTGGACGGACTTCTTCACCCAGCAGCTGCGCTGGTCGCGGGGGACGTACGAGACGATCCTGAAGCAGTACTGGAAGGGCTGGTTCTCGCTGCCTCCGGGCAAGCTCTTCAACTACACGATGATGATCATCTTCTACCCGATGTCGGCTCTCAACTGGATTCTGGCGGCGCTGAGTTGTGCGCTGTTCCTGGGTCTGGGCGCCTCGGGTGTGAACATCGACCCGACGGTCTGGCTGATGCTGTACGGCAACGCGTCCGCGCTGCAGATCGGCCTGTACATCTGGAACCGCCGGCACAACGTCTCGCCGCACGAGCCGGAGGGTTCGGGCGGTGTGGCGGGCATGGTGATGTCAGCCCTGTCGGCGCCGATCTACGCCCGCTCGCTGATGGACACCGTGCTGCGCCGCAAGAGCAAGTTCGTGGTGACGCCCAAGGGCGACTCGGCCAGCCCGGACACCCTGTTCGGGACCTTCCGCATCCACCTGTTCTTCATCCTGGTCTTCGCCGGCTCGATCGCCGCCGGCATCACACTCGGGCACTCGCACCCGGCGATGCTCATCTGGGCCACGTTCGCCCTGCTGATCACCGCGTCGCCGATCTTCGCCTGGCGGTACTCGCTGTGGCAGGCGAAGAAGAGGCCACCCGCGCCGGCCGTGCCGGAGCCGCAGAACCCGGCGGCGCCCGGGACGGCGTACCAGCCGCTGCCGGCACAGGCCGCGCCGCACTCGCCGCACGCCTCGGGGCACAAGCCCAGCTGGGCCGCGGCGAGCGGAGGCTCGGGGGGAAGCCCGAGCGGGGACCCGAGCGCAGGCAATGACCAGACGATGCAGATCGCTCTTGGTGGATTTGGGGGACGTAAGGAATGAACGACCGTGCAGGCCACCGCCGCGCCCGTCGACTCGCGATCGGTACGGCGGTGGTACTCGCGCTGGCCGGGATGAACGGGCCTTGGCTCTACCGGGTCGGGACAGAGAAATACCACGAGTACCAGATCAACAGACCCGAGTACAAAGCGGACAACGGGCACTGGGACATTGTCGAGTTCCCGAAGGAGTACCGCCAGGACACCATTCACGCGGCACTTCTGCGCACCGGCAAGGTGCTGCTGATCGCCGGTTCGGGCAACAACCAGGACAACTTCGACGCGAAGAAGTTCGACACCCGGATCTGGGACCCGGTGAAAGGCACGATCAAGAAGGTCTCGACCCCGAAGGACCTGTTCTGCACCGGCCACACCCAGCTCGCCAACGGCAATCTGCTGATCGCGGGCGGCACCAAGCGGTACGAGAAGCTGAAGGGTGACGTCTCCAAGGCCGGTGGCCTGATGGTGGTCCACAACGAGAACCCGGACAAACCGATCACTTTGCCCGCGGGGACGAAGTTCACGGGCAAGGAGAACGGCAAGACGTTCGTGTCGAAGGACCCGGTTCTCGTCCCGCGTGCGAAGAAGGTCTTCGACAAGGCGACGGGGAAGTTCCTGCGCAACGACCCGGGGCTCGGCCGTATCTACGTCGAGGCGAAGAAGAGCGGCACCAAATACGAGACGGGAACCCAGGACAACTACCGCATCCAGGGTCTGACCGGCACCGACGCGCGCAACACGTACGGCATCGCGCAGAAGCTCGCCCTCGACAAGAAGGACTTCCAGGGAATCCGGGACGCCTTCGAGTTCGATCCGGTCGCCGAGAAGTACATCAAGGTCGACCCGATGAACGAGGCCCGCTGGTATCCGACGCTCACCACCCTGAGCGACGGCAAGGTCCTCAGCGTCTCCGGCCTCGACGACATCGGGCAGCTGGTGCCCGGCAAGAACGAGGTCTTCGACCCGAAGACCAAGAAATGGACGTACACGTCGACGATCCGCCAGTTCCCGACGTACCCGGCGCTGTTCCTGATGCAGAACGGGAAGATCTTCTACTCGGGTTCGAACGCGGGATACGGGCCGGACAACGTCGGCCGTATTCCGGGCGTTTGGGATGTCGGCACCAACAAGTTCAGCAAGCTGCCGGGGCTCAGCGACGCCAATGAGATGGAGACGTCGGGGACGGTACTGCTGCCGCCCGCGCAGAACGAGAAGTTCATGGTGATCGGCGGTGGCGGGGTCGGTGAATCCGCGGCGTCCAGCAACAAGACGCGGTTGATCGACCTCAAGGACAAGAACCCGAAGTTCACGGACGGGCCGACGCTGGAGAAGGGGACGCGCTATCCGCAGTCGTCGGTCCTGCCGGACGACTCGGTGCTGGTGTCGGGCGGCTCCGAGGACTATCGCGGGCGCGGTGACTCCAACATCCTCCAGGCGCGGTTGTACAACCCGGACACCAACTCGTTCGAGAAGGTCGCCGATCCGGAAGTGGGGCGCAACTACCACTCGGGGTCGATCCTGCTGCCGGACGGCCGGGTGATGTTCTTCGGATCCGACTCGCTGTACGGCGACAAGGCGAACACCAAGCCGGGGAAGTTCGAGCAGCGGATCGAGATCTACACACCGCCCTATCTGTACCGGGATTCGCGGCCGTCGCTCTCGGGCGGGCCGCAGACGATCGCGCGGGGCGGGTCGGGCACGTTCACATCACCGCAGGCCTCCGCCATCAAGAAGGTGCGGCTGATCCGGCCCAGTGCGTCGACCCACGTCACGGATGTGGATCAGCGGTCGATCGCACTGGACTTCAAGACGTCCGGGAGCAAGATCACTGTGACGGTGCCGAAGAACAGGAATCTGGTGCAGTCGGGGTGGTACATGCTCTTCGCGGATGACGATCAGGGGACGCCCAGCAAGGCGCAGTGGGTGAAGGTGCCGTAGCGCTGCCGCGGCTTGCGTGGTGGGGTGCGGGTGAGTGGTCGGGTGCGGGGTGGGGTGCGGGTGCGTCATGGCTGGTCGCCCGCGGCGGAGCCGCACCCTGACCCAGCCCCGCGCCCCTACGCGTCCGACCCTCGCGCCAGTTTCAGAGCGTAGGTCGACCACCATTGGCCCGCCTTGGGGCCACCCTTGCACGTGCCGTCCGACTCTCCCGGGCGCTTGACCCAGAGGTACGCGTCCACCAAGGGGTCGGCCGTTTTCGTCGTCGGGCTCTCCCCCAGGGCCCGGCCAGGCGGGTTGCACCAGCGTTCGCTCTCGTCGCCTCCCGTGTAGGGGCCGTTGCCGTTGCGGCTGGTGTCGATGACGAAGTGCTTGTCGCCGACCTTCGCGGACAGCTGCTTTCCGTACGCGATGGAGTCCTTGGTCGA
Coding sequences:
- a CDS encoding SPFH domain-containing protein, translated to MSTTTTSQTPESEGPGRPARLIQNEATTEIPVHLLFRDDPDPVSVPLRPTVVGRRQGTGEQPRFRRPTPAKPRSAPQIDLDLAERPARVLPATAGVLAGACGAAGCVATSWWAGVLPKLAAAALRLPAYAGAGLGPAQWTAYAGAGALGMVGFGGLARGRTGRAWVLGLFGRYRGTVRRTGLMWVNPLLLRRRVDLRLRHWRSEPMPAADGNGVPLRVVVLVVWRVRDTARALLGIEDHETYLRECVEAALARVAVETPGGGRGPVEAADSRAAALTRLTAADVAPVGIEVFSVQPVRVEYAPEVAAAIHRRRIAALDARQRASVLTSVVDSVEDTVTRLTVRGLVELDDYERKALVKDLTVAFCSGRGDQGP
- a CDS encoding peptidoglycan-binding protein; this translates as MATPVFEEFDPAGDCDCPGCAHWRRVLPYSGTGRHPAARTHSRLRPGGGTPMAVIVAAATSAALGAGCATPAFAAPHASPSPSVPAGEEPGTPQGHKGPLHGGRGGPAKFAGALRVPATTRAEIINRARKWVDAEVPYSMNLYWSDGYRQDCSGYVSMAWGLPGNEWTGSLGQYAQQITKEELQPGDILLFHNPENPEKGSHVVIFGGWTDSTHASYLAYEQTPPHARRQATPYAYWSYSDRYLPYRYKGLAADTPGAQPSTPADPKPATPYPGAAYFGPGADNEYVTQLGQLLIERGARRFYPSGPGRRWSDADRLATQAFQQAQGWKGQDADGLPGPRTWELLVSGKGNSVPAGGAAGPPASHGVQGYPGRALFRPGADNEYVTQLGRQLVKKGFGKHYTTGPGPRWGEADRRNVEAFQRSQGWRGGAADGYPGPETWRRLFS
- a CDS encoding FadR/GntR family transcriptional regulator, which produces MAARDLQERIKKLIIDRRLPPGAPLPTEPELMEFLGASRNSVREALKALQAMGIVEIRHGFGTYVGPMSLAPMIEGLAFRTVAGHYRGEDSLLQLLELREAVETGLVSRLAGRIPDADLVELDALVNRMEHQAAQGGAGLADTDRAFHATLYRGLDNVLLGEVLEAFWDAFHRVQTDLGGTPPDHQVTCRQHRDILDAVRSGDSARAEVAIREHFGNLRVRLSTTHPQDPHMRHNERV
- a CDS encoding glycosyltransferase family 2 protein — protein: MTSTPTGARHNFDSSETTQLRVPSHRNSQTGQFRRIKKNLPRYDYEHYSRLAGPLTQPDPDKPYKVQYRSLLSQEPHRLRAALMLGAAPLLSLILLGWLLQPEHWTRRDYPAFGFLPALDVVMLVSIGLIEFFRCMNVLSNAHATLVARDPIPVVPETGTRVAFITTYVPGKEPLEMVTKTLEAAVRLRHRGLLHIWLLDEGDDAEVKAVCARLGVHHFSRKGIEKWNRPKGPHRAKTKHGNYNAWLEAHGHDYDFFASVDTDHVPLPNYLERMLGFFRDPDVGFVIGPQVYGNYDNPITKAAESQQFLFHALIQRAGNRYGAPMFVGTSNAVRISALKQIGGLYDSITEDMATGFEIHRHRNPATGKKWRSVYTPDVLAVGEGPGAWTDFFTQQLRWSRGTYETILKQYWKGWFSLPPGKLFNYTMMIIFYPMSALNWILAALSCALFLGLGASGVNIDPTVWLMLYGNASALQIGLYIWNRRHNVSPHEPEGSGGVAGMVMSALSAPIYARSLMDTVLRRKSKFVVTPKGDSASPDTLFGTFRIHLFFILVFAGSIAAGITLGHSHPAMLIWATFALLITASPIFAWRYSLWQAKKRPPAPAVPEPQNPAAPGTAYQPLPAQAAPHSPHASGHKPSWAAASGGSGGSPSGDPSAGNDQTMQIALGGFGGRKE
- a CDS encoding kelch motif-containing protein gives rise to the protein MNDRAGHRRARRLAIGTAVVLALAGMNGPWLYRVGTEKYHEYQINRPEYKADNGHWDIVEFPKEYRQDTIHAALLRTGKVLLIAGSGNNQDNFDAKKFDTRIWDPVKGTIKKVSTPKDLFCTGHTQLANGNLLIAGGTKRYEKLKGDVSKAGGLMVVHNENPDKPITLPAGTKFTGKENGKTFVSKDPVLVPRAKKVFDKATGKFLRNDPGLGRIYVEAKKSGTKYETGTQDNYRIQGLTGTDARNTYGIAQKLALDKKDFQGIRDAFEFDPVAEKYIKVDPMNEARWYPTLTTLSDGKVLSVSGLDDIGQLVPGKNEVFDPKTKKWTYTSTIRQFPTYPALFLMQNGKIFYSGSNAGYGPDNVGRIPGVWDVGTNKFSKLPGLSDANEMETSGTVLLPPAQNEKFMVIGGGGVGESAASSNKTRLIDLKDKNPKFTDGPTLEKGTRYPQSSVLPDDSVLVSGGSEDYRGRGDSNILQARLYNPDTNSFEKVADPEVGRNYHSGSILLPDGRVMFFGSDSLYGDKANTKPGKFEQRIEIYTPPYLYRDSRPSLSGGPQTIARGGSGTFTSPQASAIKKVRLIRPSASTHVTDVDQRSIALDFKTSGSKITVTVPKNRNLVQSGWYMLFADDDQGTPSKAQWVKVP